A region from the Canis aureus isolate CA01 chromosome 8, VMU_Caureus_v.1.0, whole genome shotgun sequence genome encodes:
- the MMP25 gene encoding matrix metalloproteinase-25, whose protein sequence is MLRLLALLLSVLPPPARAREPSAQDVSLGVDWLTRYGYLPSPHPAQAQLQSPTKLRDAIKVMQRFAGLPETGVLDSATMATMQKPRCSLPDVLGVAELVRRRRRRRYALSGSMWRKRTLTWRVRSFPQSSALTQETVRTLMHHALTTWGVESGLKFQELVSQAPTEPDILIDFARAYHQDSYPFDGQGGTLAHAFFPGEHPISGDTHFDDEETWTYGSKDGEGTDLFAVAVHEFGHALGLGHSSAPNSIMRPFYQGPVGDPHEYRLSNDDREGLQQLYGKVPQTPYDKPTRKPLAPPPPPPALPPDSPSLPIPDRCDGNFDAIANIRGEIFFFKGPWFWRLQPSGQLVSPRPARLHRFWEGLPAAVDVVQAAYARHPDGRILLFSGPRFWVFRDRQLEGAPRPLTALGLPAGEQVDAVFSWPLNGKTYLIRGRRYWRYDEAAARADPGYPRDLSLWEGAPHAPDDVTVSNTGDTYFFKGAHYWRFPKGSVKAEPDSPQPMGPKWLDCPAASADPRAPRPPRGTLAPGTCDCHCEINQASGRPSLSLEVSLLALLLGGVASV, encoded by the exons ATGCTACGGCTCCTGGCGCTGCTGCTCTCGGTGCTGCCGCCGCCCGCGCGCGCCCGGGAGCCCTCGGCGCAGGACGTGAGCCTGGGAGTG GACTGGCTGACCCGCTATGGCTATCTGCCGTCACCCCACCCTGCCCAAGCCCAGCTGCAGAGCCCTACGAAGCTGCGGGATGCTATCAAAGTTATGCAGAGGTTTGCCGGGCTGCCTGAGACGGGTGTCCTGG ACTCAGCAACGATGGCCACCATGCAGAAGCCCCGCTGCTCCCTGCCTGATGTGCTGGGGGTGGCAGAGCTGGTcaggcgccgccgccgccgccggtaTGCTCTGAGCGGCAGCATGTGGAGGAAGCGAACCCTGACGTGGAG GGTACGCTCTTTTCCCCAGAGCTCAGCACTGACCCAGGAGACCGTGCGGACCCTCATGCACCACGCCCTGACCACGTGGGGCGTTGAGTCAGGCCTCAAATTCCAGGAGCTGGTTTCTCAGGCCCCAACAGAGCCCGACATCCTCATAGACTTTGCCCGGGCATACCACCAGGACAGTTACCCCTTCGACGGGCAGGGAGGTACCCTAGCCCATGCCTTCTTCCCCGGGGAACACCCCATCTCTGGGGACACTCACTTCGATGATGAGGAGACCTGGACTTACGGGTCAAAAG atGGTGAGGGGACTGACCTGTTTGCTGTGGCTGTTCATGAGTTTGGCCAcgccctgggcctgggccactCCTCAGCGCCCAATTCAATCATGAGGCCCTTTTACCAGGGCCCGGTGGGTGACCCGCACGAGTACCGCCTGTCCAACGACGACCGAGAAGGCCTGCAGCAGCTCTATG GGAAAGTGCCCCAGACCCCATATGATAAGCCCACAAGGAAAcccctggctcctcctcccccacccccagccctgcccccggACAG TCCCTCTCTTCCCATCCCTGACCGGTGTGATGGCAATTTTGACGCTATCGCTAACATCCGTGGCGAAATCTTCTTCTTCAAAG GGCCCTGGTTCTGGCGCCTGCAGCCCTCGGGGCAGCTGGTGTCCCCCCGGCCGGCGCGGCTGCACCGCTTCTGGGAGGGGCTGCCCGCGGCGGTGGACGTCGTGCAGGCCGCCTACGCCCGGCACCCCGACGGCCGCATCCTCTTGTTCAGCG GCCCCCGGTTCTGGGTGTTCCGGGACCGGCAGCTGGAGGGCGCCCCGCGGCCGCTCACGGCGCTCGGGCTGCCGGCGGGGGAGCAGGTGGACGCCGTGTTCTCGTGGCCGCTGAACGGGAAGACCTACCTGATCCGGGGCCGGCGCTACTGGCGCTACGACGAGGCGGCGGCGCGCGCGGACCCCGGCTACCCCCGCGACCTGAGTCTTTGGGAAGGGGCGCCTCACGCCCCGGACGACGTCACCGTGAGCAACACGG GTGACACCTACTTCTTCAAGGGCGCCCACTACTGGCGCTTTCCCAAGGGCAGCGTCAAGGCCGAGCCCGACTCCCCGCAGCCCATGGGCCCCAAGTGGCTGGACTGCCCGGCCGCCAGCGCCGACCCAcgcgcccccaggccccccagggggACCCTGGCCCCCGGGACCTGCGATTGCCACTGCGAGATCAATCAGGCCTCAGGGCGGCCGTCGCTGTCCTTAGAGGTGTCCCTTCTGGCCCTGCTGCTGGGCGGCGTCGCCTCCGTTTGA
- the THOC6 gene encoding THO complex subunit 6 has translation MERAVPHAVPLGQMEVFQALQRLHMTIFSQSVSPCGKFLAAGNNYGQIAIFSLSAALSSEAKEESKKPVVTFQAHDGPVYSMVSTDRHLLSAGDGEVKAWLWAEILKKGCKELWRRQPPYRTSLEVPEINALLLVPKENSLILAGGDCQLHTMDLETGTFTRALRGHTDYVHCLALRERSPEVLSGGEDGAVRLWDLRTAKEVQTIEVYKHEECSRPHNGRWISCLATDSDWMVCGGGPALTLWHLRSSTPTTIFPIRVPQKHVTFYQDLILSAGQGRCVNQWQLSGELKAQVPGSSPGLLSLSLNQQPAAPECKVLTAAGNSSRVDVFTNLGYRAFSLSF, from the exons ATGGAGCGCGCTGTGCCACACGCGGTACCTCTGGGTCAG ATGGAAGTGTTTCAGGCTCTGCAGCGGCTCCACATGACCATTTTTTCCCAGAGTGTCTCCCCCTGCGGGAAGTTCCTGGCAGCTGGCAACAATTACGGGCAGATAGCCATCTTCAG CTTGTCTGCTGCTCTGAGTTCTGAGGccaaagaagaaagtaagaagcCAGTGGTGACATTCCAAG CCCATGATGGACCGGTCTACAGCATGGTCTCCACAGATCGACATCTGCTCAGTGCTGGGGATGGGGAAGTGAAGGCCTGGCTTTGGGCAGAGATCCTCAAGAAG GGTTGTAAGGAGCTGTGGCGGCGTCAGCCCCCATACAG GACCAGCCTAGAAGTGCCTGAGATCAATGCTTTGCTTCTCGTCCCCAAG GAGAATTCTCTCATCCTGGCAGGGGGAGACTGTCAGTTGCATACGATGGACCTTGAGACTGGGACCTTCACA CGGGCCCTCCGGGGCCACACAGACTATGTCCACTGCCTGGCGCTGCGGGAGCGGAGTCCCGAGGTGCTGTCAGGTGGAGAGGATGGAGCTGTGCGACTTTGGG ACCTCCGCACAGCCAAGGAAGTCCAGACCATCGAGGTATATAAGCATGAG GAGTGCTCGAGGCCACACAATGGGCGTTGGATCAGCTGTTTGGCAACTGACTCAGACTGGATG GTCTGCGGAGGAGGCCCAGCGCTCACCCTCTGGCACCTCCGATCCTCCACACCCACGACTATTTTCCCCATACGGGTGCCACAGAAACATGTTACCTtctaccaggacctg atTCTGTCAGCTGGCCAGGGCCGCTGTGTCAACCAGTGgcagctgagtggggagctcaaGGCGCAGGTGCCTGGCTCCTCCCCAGGGCTGCTTAGCCTTAGTCTCAACCAGCAGCCAGCAGCACCCGAGTGCAAG GTCCTGACAGCCGCAGGTAACAGCTCCCGAGTGGATGTTTTCACCAATCTCGGCTACCGCgccttctccctgtccttctga
- the HCFC1R1 gene encoding host cell factor C1 regulator 1 isoform X1 codes for MILQQPLERGPPGRAQRDPRAASGTPRAQDVSSPLRGAVPMSTKRRLEEEQEPLRKQFLSEENMATHFSRLSLHNDHPYCSPPMVFPPSLPPLRSPCSELLLWRYPGNLIPEALRLLRLGDSPTPHYPATQTGEMMEL; via the exons ATGATTCTGCAGCAACCCCTGGAACGAGGCCCCCCGGGCCGGGCCCAGCGCGACCCACGGGCCGCGTCGGGGACGCCCCGAGCCCAGGACGTGAG cTCCCCTCTCCGAGGAGCTGTGCCCATGAGCACCAAGCGGCgcctggaggaggagca GGAGCCCTTGCGCAAACAGTTTCTTTCTGAAGAGAACATGGCCACCCACTTCTCTCGACTCAGCCTGCACAATGACCACCCTTACTGCAGCCCCCCCATGGTATTCCCCCCATCTCTGCCCCCACTCAG GAGCCCGTGCTCTGAGCTGCTTCTCTGGCGCTACCCTGGGAACCTGATCCCTGAGGCCCTCCGGCTGCTGAGGCTAGGGGACTCCCCTACCCCTCACTACCCTGCAACCCAAACTGGGGAGATGATGGAGCTCTGA
- the CLDN6 gene encoding claudin-6 isoform X1 codes for MAFGARRHKKMFPTLEAPVPLHFAMASAGLQILGIILTLLGWVNALVSCALPLWKVTAFIGNSIVVAQVVWEGLWMSCVVQSTGQMQCKVYDSLLALPQDLQAARALCVVALLLALLGLLVYLAGAKCTTCVEDKDSKARLVLVSGIIFVISGVLTLIPVCWTAHAIIRDFYNPLVSDAQKRELGASLYLGWAASGLLLLGGGLLCCTCPSGGGRSSSHYMARYSASAAHATSPCAPEYPTKNYV; via the exons ATGGCATTTGGGGCAAGAAGGCACAAGAAAATGTTCCCAACTTTGGAGG CTCCTGTCCCCCTCCACTTTGCCATGGCTTCTGCCGGCCTGCAAATCCTGGGGATCATCCTGACGCTGCTTGGCTGGGTGAATGCCCTGGTGTCCTGTGCCCTGCCCCTGTGGAAGGTGACGGCCTTCATCGGCAACAGCATCGTGGTGGCCCAGGTGGTGTGGGAGGGGCTGTGGATGTCCTGCGTGGTGCAGAGCACAGGCCAGATGCAGTGCAAGGTGTACGACTCCCTGCTGGCGCTGCCCCAGGACCTGCAGGCTGCCCGCGCCCTCTGCGTCGTCGCCCTCCTCTTGGCCCTGCTCGGGCTGCTAGTATACCTCGCCGGAGCCAAGTGCACCACCTGCGTGGAAGACAAGGACTCCAAGGCCCGTCTGGTGCTAGTCTCTGGGATCATCTTTGTCATCTCAGGGGTCCTGACCCTGATCCCTGTCTGCTGGACGGCCCACGCCATCATCCGGGATTTCTACAACCCCCTCGTGTCAGACGCCCAAAAGCGGGAGCTGGGAGCCTCCCTCTACTTGGGCTGGGCAGCCTCTGGCCTTTTGTTGTTGGGTGGGGGGCTGCTGTGCTGCACCTGCCCCTCTGGGGGGGGCCGGAGCTCAAGTCATTATATGGCCCGATACTCAGCATCTGCCGCACATGCCACCTCTCCGTGTGCCCCCGAGTACCCCACTAAGAATTATGTCTAA
- the CLDN9 gene encoding claudin-9 translates to MASTALELLGMTLAVLGWLGTLVSCALPLWKVTAFIGNSIVVAQVVWEGLWMSCVVQSTGQMQCKVYDSLLALPQDLQAARALCVVALLLALLGLLVAITGAQCTTCVEDEGAKARIVLTAGVLLLLSGLLVLIPVCWTAHAIIQDFYNPLVAEALKRELGASLYLGWAAAALLMLGGGLLCCTCPPPQMDRPRGPRLGYSIPSRSGASGLDKRDYV, encoded by the coding sequence ATGGCTTCAACAGCCCTTGAACTCCTGGGCATGACCCTGGCCGTGCTGGGCTGGCTGGGCACCCTGGTGTCCTGTGCCCTGCCCCTGTGGAAGGTGACGGCCTTCATCGGCAACAGCATCGTGGTGGCCCAGGTGGTGTGGGAGGGGCTGTGGATGTCCTGCGTGGTGCAGAGCACAGGCCAGATGCAGTGCAAGGTGTACGACTCCCTGCTGGCGCTGCCCCAGGACCTGCAGGCTGCCCGCGCCCTCTGCGTCGTCGCCCTCCTCTTGGCCCTGCTCGGGCTGCTCGTGGCCATCACAGGGGCCCAGTGCACCACCTGCGTGGAGGATGAAGGCGCCAAGGCCCGAATCGTGCTCACCGCAGGGGTCCTCCTGCTGCTCTCCGGCCTCCTGGTGCTCATCCCTGTCTGCTGGACCGCGCACGCCATCATCCAGGACTTCTACAACCCCCTGGTGGCCGAGGCCCTCAAGCGGGAGCTGGGGGCCTCCCTCTACCTGGGCTGGGCCGCTGCCGCCCTGCTCATGCTGGGTGGGGGCCTCCTCTGCTGCACGTGCCCTCCACCCCAGATGGACCGGCCCCGAGGCCCCAGGCTGGGTTACTCCATCCCCTCCCGTTCAGGGGCATCTGGGCTGGACAAGAGGGACTACGTGTGA
- the HCFC1R1 gene encoding host cell factor C1 regulator 1 isoform X2 gives MILQQPLERGPPGRAQRDPRAASGTPRAQDVREPLRKQFLSEENMATHFSRLSLHNDHPYCSPPMVFPPSLPPLRSPCSELLLWRYPGNLIPEALRLLRLGDSPTPHYPATQTGEMMEL, from the exons ATGATTCTGCAGCAACCCCTGGAACGAGGCCCCCCGGGCCGGGCCCAGCGCGACCCACGGGCCGCGTCGGGGACGCCCCGAGCCCAGGACGTGAG GGAGCCCTTGCGCAAACAGTTTCTTTCTGAAGAGAACATGGCCACCCACTTCTCTCGACTCAGCCTGCACAATGACCACCCTTACTGCAGCCCCCCCATGGTATTCCCCCCATCTCTGCCCCCACTCAG GAGCCCGTGCTCTGAGCTGCTTCTCTGGCGCTACCCTGGGAACCTGATCCCTGAGGCCCTCCGGCTGCTGAGGCTAGGGGACTCCCCTACCCCTCACTACCCTGCAACCCAAACTGGGGAGATGATGGAGCTCTGA
- the BICDL2 gene encoding BICD family-like cargo adapter 2, with protein MSSPQGPSFLSGLLSGGASPSGNEGFFPFVLERRDSFLGGGPGPEEPEDLALQLQQKEKDVLLAAELGKMLLERNEELQRQLETLSTQHAEREERLQQENHELRQGLAARGAEWEARAVELEGDVEALRAQLGEQRSEQQDSGRERARALTELSEQNLRLSQQLAQASQTEQELQRELDGLRGQCQAQVLAGAELRMRLESLQGENQMLQSRRQDLEAQIRDLREEVEKGQGRLQATHEELLLLRREKREHSLELERARCEAGEALRALRGLQRRVSELEEESRLRDADLSGASLQSELAHSLDSGQDPKADARGAAPNTPSPEIQEAFSHQPSPQEESLEPPKKRASLRPGDILEEKEAEVAGLQDEVALQRAELQSLREELQRQKELRTHGDPDEALSGALSDRDEAVNKALELSLELGRVSLERDSLSRELLRTIRQKVALTQELEAWQDDMQVVIGQQLRSQRQKELSAAGAVPRRAAPRFSLRLGPGPAGGFLSNLFRRT; from the exons ATGAGCTCCCCCCAAGGACCAAGCTTCCTGTCGGGGCTGCTCTCAGGAGGTGCCTCCCCCAGTGGCAATGAGGGCTTCTTCCCCTTTGTGCTGGAAAGGAGGGACTCCTTCCTGGGAGGGGGCCCAGGGCCAGAGGAGCCTGAGGACCTGGCCCTACAGctgcagcagaaggagaaggatgtGCTGTTGGCCGCGGAGCTTGGCAAGATGCTTCTGGAGCGCAATGAGGAGCTACAGCGGCAGCTGGAGACACTGAGCACCCAGCACGCTGAGCGTGAGGAA CGGCTGCAGCAGGAGAACCATGAGCTCCGCCAGGGCCTGGCAGCCCGGGGAGCCGAGTGGGAGGCCAGAGCGGTGGAGCTGGAGGGGGACGTGGAGGCCCTGCGGGCCCAGCTCGGGGAGCAGCGTTCAGAGCAGCAGGACAGCGGGCGTGAGCGGGCACGGGCCCTCACTGAACTCAGCGAGCAGAACCTCCGGCTCAGCCAGCAGCTCGCCCAG GCCTCCCAGACTGAGCAGGAGCTTCAGAGGGAACTGGATGGCCTTCGGGGGCAGTGCCAGGCTCAGGTCCTGGCAGGAGCAGAGCTGAGGATGCGGCTGGAGAGTCTGCAAGGGGAG AACCAGATGCTGCAGAGCCGCCGGCAGGACCTGGAGGCCCAGATCCGGGACCTGCGCGAGGAGGTGGAGAAGGGCCAGGGCAGGCTACAGGCAACCCATGaagagctgctgctgctgaggcGCGAGAAGCGAGAGCATAGCCTGGAG CTGGAGCGCGCGCGCTGCGAGGCGGGGGAGGCGTTGAGAGCGCTGCGGGGGCTGCAGAGGCGCGTCTCGGAGCTGGAGGAGGAGTCGCGCCTTCGGGACGCCGACTTGTCGGGAGCCTCACTGCAGTCGGAGCTGGCTCACAGCCTCGACAGCGGCCAGGACCCGAAGGCTGACGCCCGCGGAGCTGCCCCG AACACTCCGTCCCCCGAGATCCAAGAAGCGTTCAGCCACCAGCCTTCGCCCCAAGAGGAGAGCTTGGAGCCTCCCAAGAAGCGAGCATCCCTGAGGCCAGGGGATATACTAGAGGAGAAGGAGGCCGAAGTGGCCGGGCTTCAGGATGAG GTCGCGCTGCAGCGGGCAGAGCTACAGTCTCTGCGGGAGGAGCTGCAAAGGCAGAAGGAGCTGCGGACGCATGGCGACCCCGACGAGGCCCTCAGCGGCGCCCTCTCGGACCGGGACGAAGCTGTGAACAA GGCGCTGGAACTGTCCCTGGAGCTCGGCCGCGTCTCTCTGGAGCGGGACTCGCTCTCCCGGGAGCTGCTTCGCACTATCCGCCAGAAGGTGGCGCTGACGCAAGAGCTGGAGGCCTGGCAG gaCGACATGCAGGTGGTGATCGGCCAGCAGCTGCGCTCCCAACGACAGAAGGAGCTAAGTGCGGCGGGAGCCGtcccgcgccgcgccgccccgcgcTTCTCGCTGCGCCTGGGTCCTGGGCCCGCCGGCGGCTTCCTAAGCAACCTCTTCCGAAGGACCTGA
- the CLDN6 gene encoding claudin-6 isoform X2, which yields MASAGLQILGIILTLLGWVNALVSCALPLWKVTAFIGNSIVVAQVVWEGLWMSCVVQSTGQMQCKVYDSLLALPQDLQAARALCVVALLLALLGLLVYLAGAKCTTCVEDKDSKARLVLVSGIIFVISGVLTLIPVCWTAHAIIRDFYNPLVSDAQKRELGASLYLGWAASGLLLLGGGLLCCTCPSGGGRSSSHYMARYSASAAHATSPCAPEYPTKNYV from the coding sequence ATGGCTTCTGCCGGCCTGCAAATCCTGGGGATCATCCTGACGCTGCTTGGCTGGGTGAATGCCCTGGTGTCCTGTGCCCTGCCCCTGTGGAAGGTGACGGCCTTCATCGGCAACAGCATCGTGGTGGCCCAGGTGGTGTGGGAGGGGCTGTGGATGTCCTGCGTGGTGCAGAGCACAGGCCAGATGCAGTGCAAGGTGTACGACTCCCTGCTGGCGCTGCCCCAGGACCTGCAGGCTGCCCGCGCCCTCTGCGTCGTCGCCCTCCTCTTGGCCCTGCTCGGGCTGCTAGTATACCTCGCCGGAGCCAAGTGCACCACCTGCGTGGAAGACAAGGACTCCAAGGCCCGTCTGGTGCTAGTCTCTGGGATCATCTTTGTCATCTCAGGGGTCCTGACCCTGATCCCTGTCTGCTGGACGGCCCACGCCATCATCCGGGATTTCTACAACCCCCTCGTGTCAGACGCCCAAAAGCGGGAGCTGGGAGCCTCCCTCTACTTGGGCTGGGCAGCCTCTGGCCTTTTGTTGTTGGGTGGGGGGCTGCTGTGCTGCACCTGCCCCTCTGGGGGGGGCCGGAGCTCAAGTCATTATATGGCCCGATACTCAGCATCTGCCGCACATGCCACCTCTCCGTGTGCCCCCGAGTACCCCACTAAGAATTATGTCTAA
- the TNFRSF12A gene encoding tumor necrosis factor receptor superfamily member 12A yields MVLGPLRPLPRLLVLGLGLALLGAAAGERVPGTTPCSRGSSWSADLDKCMDCASCPARPHSDFCLGCAAAPPASFPLLWPILGGALSLALVLGLLSGFLVWRRCRRREKFTTPIEETGGEGCPGVALIQ; encoded by the exons ATGGTTCTGGGCCCGCTGCGTCCGCTACCGCGGCTCCTGGTGCTGGGGCTCGGGCTGGCCCTGCTGGGCGCGGCCGCCGGGGAGCGAGTGCCAG gcaccACCCCCTGCTCTCGCGGCAGCTCCTGGAGCGCGGACCTCGACAAGTGCATGGACTGCGCGTCGTGCCCGGCGCGACCGCACAGCGACTTCTGCCTGGGCT gcGCTGCGGCCCCTCcagcctccttccctctgctgtgGCCCATCTTGGGGGGTGCTCTGAGCCTCGCCCTCGTGCTGGGACTGCTTTCTGGCTTCTTGGTCTGGAGACGGTGCCGCAGGAGAGAGAAGTTTACCA CCCCCATCGAGGAGACCGGCGGTGAGGGCTGTCCTGGCGTCGCACTGATCCAGTGA